In Proteus vulgaris, one DNA window encodes the following:
- the leuD gene encoding 3-isopropylmalate dehydratase small subunit: MMNKFTQHTGIAVPLDAANIDTDAIIPKQFLQKVTRTGFGKHLFHDWRFLDDEGTQPNPDFILNQPIYQGASILLARENFGCGSSREHAPWALTDYGFHAVIAPSFADIFYGNSFNNQLLPIKLSDDEVSQLFDWVKQHTGTPITVDLVAQEVRAGELCFSFEIDSFRRHCMIEGLDSIGLTLQHQDDISAYEAKQPAFMR, from the coding sequence ATGATGAATAAATTTACTCAACATACCGGTATTGCGGTTCCTTTAGATGCAGCAAACATTGATACCGATGCCATTATTCCTAAGCAATTTTTGCAAAAAGTCACTCGCACTGGCTTTGGTAAGCACCTGTTTCATGATTGGCGATTCTTGGATGATGAAGGTACTCAGCCTAATCCAGATTTTATTTTGAATCAGCCTATTTACCAAGGCGCTTCTATTTTATTAGCACGAGAAAACTTTGGATGTGGATCATCTCGTGAACACGCACCTTGGGCATTAACAGATTATGGTTTTCACGCCGTTATCGCCCCTAGTTTTGCTGATATTTTTTACGGTAATTCATTTAATAACCAATTATTGCCAATCAAATTAAGTGACGATGAAGTTTCACAATTATTTGATTGGGTGAAACAACACACAGGCACCCCGATTACTGTCGATTTGGTTGCACAAGAAGTCAGAGCCGGTGAATTATGTTTCTCTTTTGAAATCGATTCATTTCGCCGTCATTGCATGATTGAAGGATTAGACAGTATTGGATTAACGCTGCAACACCAAGATGATATTAGCGCTTACGAGGCAAAACAACCGGCCTTTATGCGCTAA